A genomic segment from Actinoplanes sichuanensis encodes:
- a CDS encoding P-loop NTPase family protein produces the protein MPTPAISEFADRFDPETSPVSLGVLGQLDRAVGRAFRDDLCARLQRAAAALAEPEVRVTLGGRAGSGRSSLLHVLIGRALPADPGHPYTIRAGRADELLGPGGGRFADFDRAVIAEHGSLLGGSAREVSHLAVTVRGDGVPGGLLLADAPGIGADLATDGRAAAVAHAGDLLLWVTDSRRPLSRAELDHLGGHLDTHGPHSIVFVVNAFLDADTGDGWQRFQQRVAPFYRRRIAEAADELGADPPSPVFVSARAAAGHPGRFGGPELRDLLADLAAGHRATVATRLFRAEQALTDLAVDLNRRTAVAEEATAFAAAEHAARLLTTARGAVSETPRSRSAAAAVGQVGALHRVRDELLEPLLAETRRLRDNA, from the coding sequence ATGCCGACGCCCGCGATCAGTGAGTTCGCCGACCGGTTCGACCCCGAGACGTCACCCGTCTCCCTCGGTGTGCTCGGACAACTGGACCGGGCCGTCGGGCGGGCGTTCCGGGACGATCTGTGCGCACGCCTGCAGCGGGCGGCAGCCGCGCTGGCCGAGCCGGAGGTCCGCGTCACGCTCGGCGGTCGGGCCGGATCCGGCCGATCCAGCCTGCTCCACGTCCTGATCGGCCGGGCGCTGCCGGCCGACCCCGGGCATCCGTACACGATCCGCGCCGGCCGGGCCGATGAGCTGCTCGGACCGGGCGGCGGACGGTTCGCCGACTTCGATCGGGCGGTCATCGCCGAGCACGGGTCGCTGCTCGGCGGCAGCGCACGTGAGGTCTCCCATCTGGCCGTGACGGTCCGCGGCGACGGCGTCCCCGGCGGGCTGCTGCTGGCCGACGCGCCCGGCATCGGCGCCGACCTGGCCACCGACGGCCGGGCCGCGGCCGTCGCGCACGCCGGTGACCTGCTGTTATGGGTGACCGACTCCCGGCGGCCGCTGTCCCGCGCCGAGCTGGACCACCTCGGCGGCCACCTGGACACGCACGGCCCGCACTCGATCGTCTTCGTGGTCAACGCGTTCCTCGACGCCGACACCGGTGACGGCTGGCAACGGTTCCAGCAGCGGGTGGCCCCGTTCTACCGGCGCCGGATCGCCGAGGCCGCCGACGAGCTCGGCGCCGACCCGCCGTCCCCGGTGTTCGTCTCGGCTCGGGCCGCGGCCGGTCACCCCGGCCGGTTCGGCGGTCCGGAGCTGCGCGACCTGCTGGCCGACCTGGCCGCCGGGCACCGGGCCACCGTCGCCACCCGCCTGTTCCGGGCCGAGCAGGCGCTCACCGACCTGGCCGTCGACCTGAACCGGCGCACCGCCGTGGCCGAGGAGGCGACCGCCTTCGCCGCGGCCGAACACGCCGCCCGGCTCCTCACCACCGCCCGTGGCGCCGTCTCCGAGACGCCCCGGTCGCGCTCCGCCGCCGCGGCCGTCGGTCAGGTCGGCGCCCTGCACCGGGTCCGCGACGAGCTGCTCGAACCGCTGCTGGCCGAGACCCGCCGCCTCCGCGACAACGCCTGA
- a CDS encoding PP2C family protein-serine/threonine phosphatase has translation MGGQAYAGTARSVGERDDGWGWAATVQGVLDSLPGMSGYLAAEVDDRGMMTDLVWAAVTPEAVTPDGHRGTQLIGLPVSRLYPEEIAGDRWQTFQRVLDTGEPVDLDPIRVGESEFTIRAGRLGPGLLITWARLADPTAGRLAEVERTLAAEHELAARLQQIILPIPAEPIDLPGLRVAVRYLPAGEDAMIGGDWFHAAALRDGSVLLAVGDVAGHGTQAATTMAQLRHALRALSVVTSDPGALLEHLNRLIWELEADDPELAATAVIARFDPESHELVWAQAGHPPPLLSRNGRTAPLPRPAGPMLGVVDGARYADSVVTLTPGDVLLLYTDGLVEQRHRGPDVGLDSVIAAVDDAVRTAPERPLTEMLARLRRANPDDDTCILAVRPRA, from the coding sequence GTGGGAGGTCAGGCGTACGCGGGGACGGCGCGCAGCGTCGGCGAACGTGACGACGGGTGGGGATGGGCCGCGACGGTTCAGGGCGTCCTCGACTCTCTGCCGGGAATGTCCGGATATCTGGCAGCCGAGGTCGACGACCGCGGAATGATGACCGATCTGGTCTGGGCCGCCGTGACCCCGGAGGCGGTGACCCCCGACGGTCACCGGGGCACGCAACTGATCGGGCTTCCGGTGAGCCGCCTCTACCCGGAGGAGATCGCCGGCGACCGCTGGCAGACCTTCCAGCGGGTCCTGGACACCGGCGAACCGGTCGACCTCGACCCGATCCGGGTGGGCGAGTCGGAGTTCACCATCCGGGCCGGCCGGCTGGGTCCCGGTCTGCTGATCACCTGGGCACGCCTGGCCGACCCGACCGCCGGACGCCTGGCCGAGGTGGAGCGCACGCTGGCCGCCGAGCACGAGCTGGCCGCCCGGTTGCAGCAGATCATCCTGCCGATCCCGGCCGAGCCGATCGACCTGCCCGGGCTGCGGGTGGCGGTGCGTTACCTGCCGGCCGGGGAGGACGCGATGATCGGCGGGGACTGGTTCCACGCGGCGGCGCTGCGGGACGGTTCGGTGCTGCTGGCGGTCGGTGACGTGGCCGGGCACGGTACCCAGGCCGCGACCACGATGGCCCAGTTGCGGCACGCGCTGCGGGCGCTGTCGGTGGTGACGAGTGACCCGGGCGCGCTGCTGGAGCACCTGAACCGGCTGATCTGGGAGTTGGAGGCGGACGACCCGGAACTGGCCGCGACCGCGGTGATCGCCCGGTTCGATCCGGAATCGCACGAGCTGGTGTGGGCGCAGGCCGGGCATCCGCCACCGCTGTTGAGCCGCAACGGCCGGACCGCGCCGCTGCCCCGCCCGGCGGGCCCGATGCTGGGTGTGGTGGACGGCGCCCGGTACGCCGACTCGGTGGTCACCCTGACCCCGGGTGACGTGCTGCTGCTCTACACCGACGGGCTGGTCGAGCAGCGCCACCGCGGCCCCGATGTCGGCCTGGACTCGGTGATCGCCGCGGTCGACGACGCGGTCCGGACCGCACCGGAGCGGCCGCTGACCGAGATGCTGGCCCGGTTGCGCCGTGCCAACCCGGACGACGACACGTGCATCCTGGCCGTACGCCCCCGTGCATGA
- a CDS encoding alpha/beta fold hydrolase — translation MRKISRLLLAALIAAAGMLVATAGPAYATLPGYVLSSTTASLPPTLSALANGKRITYVTTNINGGIITATGLVLTPKTNKKNRTVAWGHGTTGLADNCAPSTNQAVFWNEARLAIAAMLTRGWTVAAPDYPGIGTPQNHPYLIGASVGRSLIDNVRAARNLDSALSTQYVVDGHSQGGQGSLFASQLAPSYDGNLVLKGTAAIAPVNNTQEFINYIPGNAAQGYLVMALYGVSVVEPSFKPNNVLAAPAEAQIGVLQSGCLPEILATYQDFAATDLIEGGVVPDAVVAKMASYENPAQTALSAPVLLVHGTEDEAVPYFTAPILRDQIAAYGVPVTLQTIEGASHDQAVSQSVTLVTDWIAARFT, via the coding sequence ATGAGAAAGATCTCCCGACTTCTTCTCGCCGCGCTGATCGCCGCGGCCGGGATGCTCGTCGCGACCGCCGGACCGGCGTACGCGACACTGCCGGGATACGTGCTGAGCTCGACGACCGCGAGCCTGCCGCCGACCTTGTCCGCTCTCGCCAACGGGAAGCGGATCACGTACGTGACCACGAACATCAACGGTGGCATCATCACCGCGACCGGGCTGGTCCTCACCCCGAAGACCAACAAGAAGAACCGGACCGTGGCGTGGGGGCACGGCACCACCGGGCTCGCCGACAACTGTGCCCCCTCGACCAACCAGGCGGTCTTCTGGAACGAGGCGCGGCTCGCCATCGCCGCGATGCTCACCCGCGGCTGGACCGTGGCCGCCCCGGACTATCCGGGAATCGGCACACCGCAGAACCATCCGTACCTGATCGGGGCCAGTGTCGGCCGCTCGTTGATCGACAACGTCCGCGCCGCCCGTAACCTCGATTCCGCCCTCTCCACCCAGTACGTCGTCGACGGCCATTCGCAGGGCGGCCAGGGCTCGCTGTTCGCCAGCCAGCTCGCCCCGAGCTACGACGGCAACCTGGTGCTCAAGGGCACCGCGGCGATCGCCCCGGTCAACAACACGCAGGAGTTCATCAACTACATCCCCGGCAACGCGGCCCAGGGTTATCTGGTGATGGCCCTCTACGGGGTCTCGGTCGTCGAGCCGAGCTTCAAACCGAACAACGTGCTCGCGGCGCCGGCCGAGGCGCAGATCGGTGTCCTGCAGTCCGGCTGCCTGCCGGAGATCCTCGCGACCTACCAGGACTTCGCCGCCACCGACCTGATCGAGGGTGGCGTGGTGCCGGACGCCGTGGTCGCGAAGATGGCCTCCTACGAGAATCCCGCCCAGACCGCGCTGAGCGCGCCGGTCCTGCTCGTGCACGGCACCGAGGACGAGGCCGTGCCGTACTTCACCGCCCCGATCCTGCGTGACCAGATCGCCGCCTACGGGGTTCCGGTCACGCTCCAGACGATCGAGGGCGCCAGCCACGACCAGGCCGTCTCCCAGTCGGTCACCCTGGTCACGGACTGGATCGCCGCCCGCTTCACCTGA
- a CDS encoding NUDIX domain-containing protein, translated as MKPSVSCVFVCHDGAGRILLARRSEQARDEPGAWDCGAGALEFGETFEAAVTREVGEEYTAVPLEIRQLGVRNVLRDDPPSHWVAVVFAVRVDPADVRIGEPHKFDDLAWFAADDLPAPLHSQLPATLALLP; from the coding sequence ATGAAGCCTTCTGTGTCGTGTGTGTTCGTGTGTCACGACGGCGCGGGCCGGATCCTGCTGGCCCGGCGTTCGGAGCAGGCCCGCGACGAGCCGGGCGCGTGGGACTGCGGTGCCGGCGCGCTCGAGTTCGGCGAGACGTTCGAGGCCGCGGTGACCCGTGAGGTGGGCGAGGAGTACACGGCCGTACCGCTGGAGATCAGGCAGCTGGGGGTGCGTAACGTGCTGCGCGACGATCCGCCGTCGCACTGGGTGGCGGTGGTCTTCGCGGTGCGGGTCGATCCGGCCGACGTGCGGATCGGCGAGCCGCACAAGTTCGACGATCTGGCCTGGTTCGCCGCGGATGACCTGCCCGCTCCGCTGCATTCGCAGCTTCCGGCGACGTTGGCGCTGCTGCCGTGA
- a CDS encoding globin domain-containing protein gives MGRPTLYEAAGGAPAMSALAADFHQRCLAHPGLSHPFERDIDPAHVAHLAAYWGEVFGGPDDYSRTRGGHGAMIRVHANQCDEDPFAGAFVECFDAAVAATLPDDPELRAVLGDYIRAATAEVVSYMPLAAAGPGEPPMPRWSWAGRHGLDASVSTGEPDTRTP, from the coding sequence ATGGGACGTCCCACGCTGTACGAAGCTGCCGGCGGAGCACCCGCCATGTCGGCTCTGGCCGCCGACTTCCACCAGCGCTGCCTGGCCCACCCCGGGCTGTCACACCCGTTCGAACGCGACATCGACCCGGCGCACGTGGCGCACCTGGCCGCCTACTGGGGTGAGGTCTTCGGCGGGCCGGACGACTACAGCCGGACCCGCGGTGGGCACGGGGCGATGATCCGGGTGCACGCCAACCAGTGTGACGAGGATCCGTTCGCCGGAGCGTTCGTGGAGTGTTTCGACGCGGCGGTGGCGGCCACCCTGCCCGACGATCCGGAGCTGCGGGCCGTGCTCGGTGACTACATCCGGGCGGCCACCGCCGAGGTGGTGTCCTACATGCCGCTGGCCGCGGCGGGGCCCGGCGAACCGCCGATGCCACGGTGGTCCTGGGCTGGGCGCCACGGGCTCGACGCCTCCGTCTCGACCGGAGAGCCGGACACCCGTACCCCATAG
- a CDS encoding type II toxin-antitoxin system PemK/MazF family toxin, which translates to MRRGEIWTIGDRADLRYRVLVLSGDSYNERKNAAPFCAPIVRQRGVTELPPYAVALTEQDPITGVVVVNRMRRLPASTGAERIGMVTGASMARLAEAMRELFEL; encoded by the coding sequence ATGCGGCGCGGGGAGATCTGGACCATCGGCGACCGGGCCGATCTGCGGTATCGGGTTCTCGTGTTGTCCGGGGACAGCTACAACGAGCGGAAGAACGCGGCGCCGTTCTGTGCGCCGATCGTCCGGCAGCGTGGGGTGACCGAGTTGCCGCCGTATGCGGTGGCCCTCACCGAGCAGGATCCGATCACCGGTGTGGTGGTGGTCAACCGGATGCGGCGGTTGCCGGCTTCGACCGGGGCCGAGCGGATCGGGATGGTCACCGGGGCCAGCATGGCCCGGCTCGCCGAG
- a CDS encoding erythromycin esterase family protein has protein sequence MIRYGDEVASIARPLHDPGDLEILLDRAAGAKVVLIGEATHGTHEFYEWRAALTRRLIAERGFSFVAVEGDWPDCERVNAAVRGAGPDPRQALIRYDRWPTWMWANEETVDFTRWLRGLNETRAPDDRVGFHGLDVYSLWQSMREILVWLREHDPDRVPAALDAYRCFEPYNEDPNAYGWATRFVPAACERRVVAMLAELRDGDFGVWQNAEVVAGAEGYYRTMVRGGPEAWNIRDRHMDATLDRLLRRYGPASKAVVWAHNTHVGDARATDQSGYGEVTLGQLARERFGADSAVLVGFATHHGTVVAGPVWGGPMEAMGVPAARPGSLEEVLQNAAPPAALFVFPTEGPRPDLLTTELPHRAIGVVYRPERERWANYVPTVLGERYDAFLWFAETRALRPLHTLRVNVHEPETYPSGV, from the coding sequence GTGATCCGGTATGGGGACGAGGTCGCCTCGATCGCCCGGCCGCTGCACGATCCGGGGGATCTGGAGATCCTGTTGGACCGGGCGGCCGGTGCGAAGGTGGTGCTGATCGGCGAGGCCACCCACGGTACGCACGAGTTCTACGAGTGGCGGGCGGCGCTGACCCGGCGGCTGATCGCCGAGCGCGGGTTCTCGTTCGTCGCGGTCGAGGGTGACTGGCCGGACTGTGAACGGGTGAACGCGGCGGTCCGCGGTGCCGGCCCGGACCCGCGGCAGGCGCTGATCCGCTACGACAGGTGGCCGACCTGGATGTGGGCCAACGAGGAGACCGTCGACTTCACCCGTTGGCTGCGTGGTCTCAACGAGACGCGGGCGCCGGACGACCGGGTCGGTTTCCACGGCCTGGACGTGTACTCGCTGTGGCAGTCGATGCGGGAGATCCTGGTGTGGCTGCGCGAGCACGACCCGGACCGGGTGCCGGCCGCGCTGGACGCCTACCGGTGCTTCGAGCCGTACAACGAGGACCCGAACGCGTACGGCTGGGCGACCCGGTTCGTGCCGGCCGCCTGCGAGAGGCGGGTCGTGGCGATGCTGGCCGAGCTCCGCGACGGTGACTTCGGGGTATGGCAGAACGCCGAGGTGGTGGCCGGCGCCGAAGGCTACTACCGAACGATGGTGCGCGGCGGCCCGGAGGCGTGGAACATCCGGGACCGGCACATGGATGCCACCCTGGACCGGCTGCTGCGCCGCTACGGCCCGGCGTCGAAGGCCGTGGTGTGGGCGCACAACACGCACGTGGGCGACGCGCGGGCCACCGACCAGTCCGGGTACGGCGAGGTGACACTCGGCCAGCTGGCTCGGGAGCGGTTCGGCGCGGACTCCGCGGTGCTGGTCGGGTTCGCCACCCACCACGGCACGGTGGTCGCCGGGCCGGTGTGGGGCGGGCCGATGGAGGCGATGGGTGTGCCGGCGGCGCGGCCCGGTTCCCTGGAGGAAGTCTTACAGAACGCCGCCCCACCGGCCGCACTCTTCGTCTTCCCGACTGAGGGCCCGCGACCGGATCTGCTCACCACAGAGTTACCACACCGGGCGATCGGCGTGGTCTACCGGCCGGAGCGGGAGCGCTGGGCCAACTACGTCCCGACGGTCCTCGGCGAGCGGTACGACGCGTTTCTGTGGTTTGCCGAGACGCGGGCACTGCGGCCCCTGCACACTCTCCGGGTGAACGTCCACGAGCCGGAGACGTACCCCAGCGGTGTCTGA
- a CDS encoding spore photoproduct lyase family protein: MGELLDIRRIYLEPAAAELPRGREILSRWPGATLVEVESHQRIPELFGDETNVRRWVRIKQEALVLGVKKTMTARPNGRSADFIAPSTANGCAMACAYCYVPRHKGYSNPITVFANIERVVSYLRGHVGRQGRKPEPNECDPEAWVYDIGENSDCSVDARISDNVRDLVELFRDQPSAKASFATKHVNRDLLAWDPRGRTRIRFSLMPPADARVLDIRTSPIPERIAAIDDFVAAGYEVHVNFSPVVVRDGWLDDWRDLLDHLDAGIGPEAKRQLAAEIIFLTHNRGLHEVNLGWHPRAEELIWRPELQQMKRSQNGDLNVRYRTGAKGTYVRALTDLIAERTPYLRVRYAF, encoded by the coding sequence ATGGGGGAACTGCTGGACATCCGGCGCATCTATCTCGAGCCGGCCGCCGCCGAGTTGCCCCGCGGGCGCGAGATCCTGTCCCGGTGGCCCGGCGCGACCCTGGTCGAGGTGGAGAGCCATCAGCGGATTCCGGAATTGTTCGGCGACGAGACGAATGTGCGGCGCTGGGTGCGCATCAAGCAGGAGGCGCTGGTCCTCGGCGTGAAGAAGACGATGACCGCCCGACCGAACGGGCGGTCCGCCGATTTCATCGCGCCGTCGACCGCCAACGGGTGCGCGATGGCCTGCGCCTACTGCTACGTGCCCCGGCACAAGGGGTACAGCAACCCGATCACCGTTTTCGCCAATATCGAGCGCGTCGTCTCGTACCTCCGCGGTCATGTCGGTCGTCAGGGCCGCAAACCGGAACCGAACGAATGCGACCCGGAGGCGTGGGTTTATGACATCGGGGAGAATTCGGACTGCTCGGTGGACGCCCGGATCAGCGACAACGTCCGCGACCTGGTCGAATTGTTCCGGGACCAGCCGAGCGCGAAGGCCAGCTTCGCCACCAAGCACGTCAACCGGGATCTGCTGGCATGGGACCCGCGCGGGCGGACGCGGATCCGTTTCTCGCTGATGCCGCCGGCCGACGCGCGGGTCCTCGACATCCGCACCAGCCCGATCCCGGAACGGATCGCGGCGATCGACGACTTCGTGGCCGCCGGATACGAGGTGCACGTCAATTTCAGCCCGGTGGTGGTCCGGGACGGCTGGCTCGACGACTGGCGTGATCTGCTCGATCATCTGGACGCCGGGATCGGTCCGGAGGCGAAGAGACAACTCGCCGCCGAGATCATTTTCCTGACCCACAATCGTGGGCTGCACGAGGTGAATCTGGGCTGGCATCCGCGCGCCGAGGAGTTGATCTGGCGGCCCGAGCTCCAGCAGATGAAACGCTCGCAGAACGGCGACCTGAACGTCCGCTACCGCACCGGGGCGAAAGGGACGTACGTTCGCGCGCTGACCGACCTGATCGCCGAACGGACCCCCTACCTGCGGGTGCGGTACGCGTTCTGA